In one Stenotrophomonas maltophilia genomic region, the following are encoded:
- a CDS encoding glycoside hydrolase family 19 protein: MVSIETVAAGMGFSPGLALALEQACIRFGINTELRVCHFLAQVAHESGTGRWLKELWGPTPAQSRYEGRKDLGNTQPGDGFRFRGRGGIQLTGRDNYTRYSQAIYGDDRAVRNPDLLANLPDAALAAGYFWQRDGINSVADAADPPAQPSLSRARIDPVLSPDL; the protein is encoded by the coding sequence ATGGTGAGCATCGAGACTGTCGCCGCCGGTATGGGGTTCTCCCCGGGCCTGGCGCTGGCGCTGGAACAAGCCTGCATTCGCTTCGGCATCAACACCGAGCTGCGGGTCTGCCATTTCCTCGCCCAGGTGGCGCACGAAAGCGGAACCGGGCGATGGCTCAAGGAGCTGTGGGGTCCAACCCCGGCCCAGTCGCGCTACGAGGGCCGCAAGGATCTGGGCAACACACAGCCCGGCGATGGCTTTCGCTTCCGAGGGCGGGGTGGCATCCAGCTGACTGGCCGGGACAACTACACCCGTTACAGCCAGGCCATCTACGGCGATGATCGCGCGGTCCGCAATCCGGACCTGCTGGCCAACCTTCCGGACGCTGCGCTGGCCGCTGGCTACTTCTGGCAGCGGGATGGGATCAACTCGGTCGCAGATGCTGCTGATCCCCCAGCACAACCTTCTCTTAGCCGCGCGCGGATCGACCCAGTTCTTTCTCCGGATCTATGA
- a CDS encoding helix-turn-helix domain-containing protein: MNTANELWVNRQEESEEARREYERERLQLWTLDSIAEMMEAAGITKADVARTLGTSRSHVSQVFSGARNATLATISDLAWACGKRAVVKFEPLRFGQFIPAPVRPHALNTVIPLRQKTQWKDDLNPLGQREARAGAMW, translated from the coding sequence ATGAATACGGCAAATGAGCTGTGGGTTAACCGTCAGGAAGAGAGCGAAGAGGCGCGCAGAGAGTACGAGCGCGAGCGATTGCAGCTCTGGACACTTGACTCTATTGCCGAAATGATGGAGGCGGCCGGAATCACGAAAGCTGACGTTGCCCGTACTTTGGGCACGAGCAGATCTCATGTGAGCCAGGTTTTCTCTGGCGCGCGTAATGCGACCCTCGCAACCATCTCCGACTTGGCATGGGCCTGCGGGAAGCGCGCCGTTGTGAAATTTGAGCCGCTTCGTTTTGGACAGTTCATTCCTGCTCCTGTTAGGCCGCATGCGTTGAATACCGTCATTCCTCTGCGGCAAAAGACGCAGTGGAAGGACGACTTGAATCCTCTCGGGCAGCGTGAAGCCCGCGCGGGTGCCATGTGGTGA
- a CDS encoding type II toxin-antitoxin system RelE/ParE family toxin gives MATKIAYQGAQKCIELLCTDDGVSQVQEFLDALDSSDRRKVDTLFELMGERGRISNDQKFKKLEGSNGIFEFKSFQIRLLCFYAPGGRLIICRALRKKKDKHGKADISFAEACKERFNGEDG, from the coding sequence TTGGCTACCAAGATTGCGTATCAGGGGGCCCAGAAATGCATTGAACTTCTCTGCACGGACGATGGCGTATCACAGGTCCAAGAATTCTTGGACGCGCTCGATTCTTCAGATCGACGCAAGGTGGATACGCTTTTCGAGCTCATGGGAGAGCGAGGCCGGATTTCCAACGATCAGAAGTTTAAGAAGCTGGAAGGGAGCAACGGAATTTTCGAATTCAAGTCGTTCCAAATCCGGTTGCTTTGCTTCTATGCGCCTGGGGGGCGCTTGATCATCTGTCGTGCACTTCGGAAAAAGAAGGATAAGCACGGCAAGGCCGATATCAGCTTTGCGGAAGCCTGCAAAGAGCGTTTTAACGGAGAAGATGGATGA
- a CDS encoding response regulator — protein sequence MTDDPIRVLMVEDQTDLREMIGLALRDFGIDVATTADGHEAVALLRGDTRFDVVFSDVSMPNGMSGIELSEHVARDQPHARMILSSGYARSQLPPLPEQVEFLPKPYRLRQLVELLRQD from the coding sequence ATGACCGATGATCCGATCCGCGTGCTGATGGTGGAGGACCAGACCGACCTGCGCGAAATGATAGGGCTGGCCCTGCGCGATTTCGGCATCGACGTGGCGACCACGGCCGACGGTCATGAAGCAGTGGCCCTGCTGCGCGGCGATACCCGCTTCGACGTGGTGTTCAGCGACGTCAGCATGCCCAATGGCATGTCCGGCATTGAACTGAGCGAACACGTCGCGCGCGACCAGCCGCACGCCCGCATGATCCTCTCCTCCGGCTATGCGCGTTCGCAGCTGCCTCCCCTGCCCGAACAGGTCGAGTTCCTGCCCAAACCCTATCGGCTGCGGCAACTGGTGGAGCTGCTCAGGCAGGACTGA